In a genomic window of Cyclopterus lumpus isolate fCycLum1 chromosome 13, fCycLum1.pri, whole genome shotgun sequence:
- the LOC117741175 gene encoding tubulin-specific chaperone cofactor E-like protein isoform X1: MVITGTSSCPMSCSQSGRFLKRPLASPFELLYGRQPRGLLDIAKEALEEQPSGGTCGEDAGSHEGRVANAEQGGWAVQRDGAMEPPGESNGRSFVEVLSEKYSPDNFPLRRGPGMGVVVVPTAAPQGSPMKDRLNMPTILVLNSCGINRAGDQAEISAFCAHVIELDLSHNQLQDWREISKIVSNIPNLDFLNLSSNPLAGSRLEPRYAAGFSGVHHLVLNNTRVSWDTVLLLCREMTQLEELFLGLNEYREVASSGAACPTLRLLHVTDNSLQDWAQVRKIGPMFPGLDTLVMADNRLDSIQDHEDDLRRLFPKLRSINLSNSGLNRWEDVEKLNFFPKLEEVRLQGVPLLQSYTNAERRSLTVAQLPAISLLNGSVVTECEREDAERFFIRFHVDHPEEQLPRRYHSLVTKYGKLEPLVEIDLRPRYRALVEVHCEDKVEQLSIRLDQTVAELKKQLTAVVRRPSGGMRIYYIDKCGAFGPEEMKYNSRAVHSYSVQDGDQILVVPKTK, translated from the exons ATGGTCATAACTGGGACCAGCTCCTGCCCTATGTCTTGTTCTCAATCAGGTAGGTTCCTCAAGCGTCCACTGGCTTCTCCCTTTGAGCTGCTTTATGGGAGACAGCCCAGAGGGCTCCTCGACATAGCAAAGGAAGCCTTGGAGGAGCAACCAAGTGGTGGAACATGTGGAGAAGATGCAGGCTCACATGAAGGACGTGTGGCCAATG CTGAGCAGGGTGGGTGGGCTGTCCAGCGGGACGGAGCCATGGAGCCACCGGGGGAATCGAACGGCCGGTCCTTTGTGGAGGTGCTGAGTGAAAAGTACAGCCCGGACAACTTCCCCCTCCGCAGGGGGCCCGGcatgggggtggtggtggttccCACCGCGGCTCCTCAAGGCTCTCCGATGAAAG ACCGGCTGAACATGCCCACCATTCTGGTGCTGAACTCCTGTGGGATCAACAGAGCCGGAGACCAGGCGGAGATCTCTGCTTTCTGTGCCCACGTCATCGAGCTGGACCTGTCTCACAACCAGCTCCAGGACTGGAGAGAG ATCAGTAAGATTGTGTCCAACATCCCCAACCTGGACTTCCTGAACCTGAGCTCCAACCCGCTGGCAGGAAGCCGTCTGGAGCCGCGCTACGCCGCCGGCTTCTCCGGGGTCCACCACCTCGTCCTTAACAACACTCGCGTGTCCTGGGACAcggtgctgctgctctgcagagAGATGACGCA gCTGGAGGAGTTGTTTCTAGGCCTCAACGAGTACAGGGAGGTGGCCTCCTCCGGCGCCGCCTGCCCCACCTTGCGCCTGCTCCACGTCACAGACAACAGCCTTCAGGACTGGGCCCAGGTCCGTAAGATCGGGCCCATGTTCCCGGGCCTGGACACGCTGGTCATGGCCGACAACCGGCTGGACTCCATCCAGGACCACGAGGACGACCTGCGGAGGCTCTTCCCCAAACTACGCAGCATCAACCTGAGCAACTCAG GTCTGAACCGATGGGAGGACGTGGAGAAGCTGAACTTCTTCCCGAAGCTGGAGGAGGTGCGTCTGCAGGGCGTCCCGCTGCTGCAGAGCTACACCAACGCAGAGCGCCGCAGCCTCACCGTCGCCCA GCTGCCTGCCATATCGCTGCTGAATGGCAGCGTCGTGACTGAATGTGAGAGAGAGGACGCAGAGCGGTTCTTCATCCGGTTCCACGTGGACCACCCCGAGGAGCAGCTGCCTCGCAG GTATCATTCCCTGGTCACCAAGTACGGGAAGCTGGAGCCGCTGGTGGAGATTGACCTCCGACCTCGCTACCGGGCCCTGGTGGAGGTCCACTGCGAGGACAAAGTGGAGCAG CTGAGCATCCGGTTGGACCAGACCGTGGCGGAGCTGAAGAAGCAGCTGACCGCGGTGGTCCGGCGGCCCAGCGGCGGCATGAGGATCTACTACATCGACAAGTGCGGCGCCTTCGGGCCGGAGGAGATGAAGTACAACAGCCGGGCGGTCCACTCCTACAGCGTCCAAGACGGAGACCAGATCCTGGTGGTGCCCAAGACCAAGTGA
- the LOC117741175 gene encoding tubulin-specific chaperone cofactor E-like protein isoform X2 gives MEPPGESNGRSFVEVLSEKYSPDNFPLRRGPGMGVVVVPTAAPQGSPMKDRLNMPTILVLNSCGINRAGDQAEISAFCAHVIELDLSHNQLQDWREISKIVSNIPNLDFLNLSSNPLAGSRLEPRYAAGFSGVHHLVLNNTRVSWDTVLLLCREMTQLEELFLGLNEYREVASSGAACPTLRLLHVTDNSLQDWAQVRKIGPMFPGLDTLVMADNRLDSIQDHEDDLRRLFPKLRSINLSNSGLNRWEDVEKLNFFPKLEEVRLQGVPLLQSYTNAERRSLTVAQLPAISLLNGSVVTECEREDAERFFIRFHVDHPEEQLPRRYHSLVTKYGKLEPLVEIDLRPRYRALVEVHCEDKVEQLSIRLDQTVAELKKQLTAVVRRPSGGMRIYYIDKCGAFGPEEMKYNSRAVHSYSVQDGDQILVVPKTK, from the exons ATGGAGCCACCGGGGGAATCGAACGGCCGGTCCTTTGTGGAGGTGCTGAGTGAAAAGTACAGCCCGGACAACTTCCCCCTCCGCAGGGGGCCCGGcatgggggtggtggtggttccCACCGCGGCTCCTCAAGGCTCTCCGATGAAAG ACCGGCTGAACATGCCCACCATTCTGGTGCTGAACTCCTGTGGGATCAACAGAGCCGGAGACCAGGCGGAGATCTCTGCTTTCTGTGCCCACGTCATCGAGCTGGACCTGTCTCACAACCAGCTCCAGGACTGGAGAGAG ATCAGTAAGATTGTGTCCAACATCCCCAACCTGGACTTCCTGAACCTGAGCTCCAACCCGCTGGCAGGAAGCCGTCTGGAGCCGCGCTACGCCGCCGGCTTCTCCGGGGTCCACCACCTCGTCCTTAACAACACTCGCGTGTCCTGGGACAcggtgctgctgctctgcagagAGATGACGCA gCTGGAGGAGTTGTTTCTAGGCCTCAACGAGTACAGGGAGGTGGCCTCCTCCGGCGCCGCCTGCCCCACCTTGCGCCTGCTCCACGTCACAGACAACAGCCTTCAGGACTGGGCCCAGGTCCGTAAGATCGGGCCCATGTTCCCGGGCCTGGACACGCTGGTCATGGCCGACAACCGGCTGGACTCCATCCAGGACCACGAGGACGACCTGCGGAGGCTCTTCCCCAAACTACGCAGCATCAACCTGAGCAACTCAG GTCTGAACCGATGGGAGGACGTGGAGAAGCTGAACTTCTTCCCGAAGCTGGAGGAGGTGCGTCTGCAGGGCGTCCCGCTGCTGCAGAGCTACACCAACGCAGAGCGCCGCAGCCTCACCGTCGCCCA GCTGCCTGCCATATCGCTGCTGAATGGCAGCGTCGTGACTGAATGTGAGAGAGAGGACGCAGAGCGGTTCTTCATCCGGTTCCACGTGGACCACCCCGAGGAGCAGCTGCCTCGCAG GTATCATTCCCTGGTCACCAAGTACGGGAAGCTGGAGCCGCTGGTGGAGATTGACCTCCGACCTCGCTACCGGGCCCTGGTGGAGGTCCACTGCGAGGACAAAGTGGAGCAG CTGAGCATCCGGTTGGACCAGACCGTGGCGGAGCTGAAGAAGCAGCTGACCGCGGTGGTCCGGCGGCCCAGCGGCGGCATGAGGATCTACTACATCGACAAGTGCGGCGCCTTCGGGCCGGAGGAGATGAAGTACAACAGCCGGGCGGTCCACTCCTACAGCGTCCAAGACGGAGACCAGATCCTGGTGGTGCCCAAGACCAAGTGA